A portion of the Caenorhabditis elegans chromosome III genome contains these proteins:
- the gldi-8 gene encoding C2H2-type domain-containing protein (Confirmed by transcript evidence), translating to MSQSQWKVEQKQQLEDSLLKPHTAGSIFTCVMCSKAFPNAEALQIHTDQVHDLSRLKHRCKLCGKAYKRKKNLDAHMALHLKEIQCDNCSLVFQSEKSLQSHIIRHHQEDADELEVWKAPCSICKELFPSTSVKTHEWYCKNREKIIEKQRVSKILKVQSLPSSPALSTVSYASFSSCQPGPITSPVSYRDKSCQVCGESFASRQSMLRHVGRKHPDAKNDPNVTAVRYISAESPKHPYACIECGKRFTTVTALSTHKARVHSQSNRFECTICHKSYPVPSELRKHIKRVHEKDAPKSRSALEELPEMDDIF from the exons ATGAGCCAATCACAATGGAAAGTCGAGCAAAAGCAACAGCTGGAAGATTCTCTGTTGAAGCCACACACTGCTGGATCGATTTTCACTTGCGTTATGTGCTCGAAAGCATTCCCGAACGCTGAAGCTCTCCAGATTCACACTGATCAAGTGCATGATTTGTCTAGATTAAAGCATCGTTGTAAGCTGTGCGGAAAAGCTTATAAGCGCAAGAAGAACCTTGATGCTCATATGGCCCTCCATCTCAAGGAAATCCAATGCGACAACTGCTCACTGGtctttcaatctgaaaaatcgttgCAAAGTCACATAATCCGGCATCATCAAGAGGATGCGGATGAACTTGAAGTATGGAAGGCGCCGTGCTCGATTTGCAAGGAGCTATTCCCATCAACATCTGTCAAAACTCACGAATGGTACTGCAAGAATAGggagaaaattattgaaaaacagCGAGTATCGAAGATTCTGAAAGTACAAAGTTTGCCGTCAAGCCCAGCTCTTTCCACCGTCAGTTATGCATCATTCTCAAGCTGTCAGCCTGGGCCAATCACAAGCCCAGTCTCCTATAGGGATAAATCGTGTCAAGTGTGTGGAGAGAGCTTCGCGAGCCGACAATCAATGCTCCGGCATGTTGGTAGAAAACATCCAGATGCCAAGAACGATCCAAATGTCACGGCTGTGAGATACATTAGCGCTGAATCG cccaagCATCCATATGCTTGCATTGAATGCGGAAAACGATTCACAACGGTCACCGCTTTGTCAACACACAAGGCTCGTGTTCATTCACAATCCAATCGCTTTGAATGCACAATTTGCCACAAATCCTATCCGGTTCCATCAGAATTGAGGAAGCACATCAAAAGAGTTCATGAGAAGGATGCGCCCAAATCTCGATCAGCATTGGAAGAATTACCGGAAATGGAcgatattttctaa
- the gldi-8 gene encoding C2H2-type domain-containing protein (Confirmed by transcript evidence) gives MEIYDYPMSYADLTPVTSCSSSSNSEADANNFSTKNKNVNEFQKLIEELEFEPEDRRVPEVAEEVESEDEEEEDVQIKYPYERKDAYQDLQERIERRLNDSGDEKLEQKAKELQSLIRMSQSQWKVEQKQQLEDSLLKPHTAGSIFTCVMCSKAFPNAEALQIHTDQVHDLSRLKHRCKLCGKAYKRKKNLDAHMALHLKEIQCDNCSLVFQSEKSLQSHIIRHHQEDADELEVWKAPCSICKELFPSTSVKTHEWYCKNREKIIEKQRVSKILKVQSLPSSPALSTVSYASFSSCQPGPITSPVSYRDKSCQVCGESFASRQSMLRHVGRKHPDAKNDPNVTAVRYISAESPKHPYACIECGKRFTTVTALSTHKARVHSQSNRFECTICHKSYPVPSELRKHIKRVHEKDAPKSRSALEELPEMDDIF, from the exons atggAGATTTACGATTATCCAATGTCGTACGCTGATTTAACTCCTGTGACAAGCTGCTCATCATCGTCAAATTCTGAAGCGGACGCTAACAACTTTTCAACG aagaacaaaaatgtcaatgaattccaaaaactcaTTGAAGAATTGGAATTTGAGCCGGAAGACCGAAGAGTTCCCGAGGTAGCTGAAGAAGTTGAATCCGAAGACGAGGAAGAGGAAGATGTCCAAATCAAGTATCCTTACGAACGGAAAGACGCTTATCAAGACCTCCAAGAAAGGATCGAGCGCAGGCTAAACGATTCTGGAGATGAGAAGCTTGAGCAGAAGGCGAAG GAACTTCAATCGCTTATCCGAATGAGCCAATCACAATGGAAAGTCGAGCAAAAGCAACAGCTGGAAGATTCTCTGTTGAAGCCACACACTGCTGGATCGATTTTCACTTGCGTTATGTGCTCGAAAGCATTCCCGAACGCTGAAGCTCTCCAGATTCACACTGATCAAGTGCATGATTTGTCTAGATTAAAGCATCGTTGTAAGCTGTGCGGAAAAGCTTATAAGCGCAAGAAGAACCTTGATGCTCATATGGCCCTCCATCTCAAGGAAATCCAATGCGACAACTGCTCACTGGtctttcaatctgaaaaatcgttgCAAAGTCACATAATCCGGCATCATCAAGAGGATGCGGATGAACTTGAAGTATGGAAGGCGCCGTGCTCGATTTGCAAGGAGCTATTCCCATCAACATCTGTCAAAACTCACGAATGGTACTGCAAGAATAGggagaaaattattgaaaaacagCGAGTATCGAAGATTCTGAAAGTACAAAGTTTGCCGTCAAGCCCAGCTCTTTCCACCGTCAGTTATGCATCATTCTCAAGCTGTCAGCCTGGGCCAATCACAAGCCCAGTCTCCTATAGGGATAAATCGTGTCAAGTGTGTGGAGAGAGCTTCGCGAGCCGACAATCAATGCTCCGGCATGTTGGTAGAAAACATCCAGATGCCAAGAACGATCCAAATGTCACGGCTGTGAGATACATTAGCGCTGAATCG cccaagCATCCATATGCTTGCATTGAATGCGGAAAACGATTCACAACGGTCACCGCTTTGTCAACACACAAGGCTCGTGTTCATTCACAATCCAATCGCTTTGAATGCACAATTTGCCACAAATCCTATCCGGTTCCATCAGAATTGAGGAAGCACATCAAAAGAGTTCATGAGAAGGATGCGCCCAAATCTCGATCAGCATTGGAAGAATTACCGGAAATGGAcgatattttctaa